The Anoxybacillus flavithermus genome has a segment encoding these proteins:
- a CDS encoding aspartate 1-decarboxylase: MFRTLMNAKIHRARVTEANLNYVGSITIDEDILDAVGMVPNEKVQIVNNNNGARFETYIIPGERGSGVFCLNGAAARLVQKDDIIIVISYVLVPEEKLTSHRPKIAIMDEHNRIKELIVQEPAATVL, translated from the coding sequence ATGTTTCGCACGTTAATGAACGCTAAAATTCATCGTGCTCGTGTGACGGAAGCCAATTTAAATTATGTCGGTAGCATTACGATCGATGAAGATATTTTAGATGCAGTCGGCATGGTTCCAAATGAGAAAGTACAAATTGTAAATAATAACAATGGAGCACGATTTGAAACGTATATTATTCCTGGTGAAAGAGGAAGCGGTGTGTTTTGTTTAAACGGAGCAGCAGCTCGTCTCGTGCAAAAAGATGATATTATCATCGTCATTTCATACGTACTCGTACCAGAAGAAAAATTAACATCACACCGTCCGAAAATTGCGATTATGGACGAGCATAACCGCATTAAAGAACTCATTGTCCAAGAGCCGGCGGCGACCGTTTTATAA
- a CDS encoding pantoate--beta-alanine ligase, with protein sequence MITIEKIEQMQACIMAERQKGKTIGFVPTMGYLHEGHVALLERARKENDIVVLSIFVNPLQFGPNEDFDRYPRDFEHDYKIAERAGVDIIFYPSVTEMYPHEPSVTVKVHERVDVLCGKSRPGHFDGVATVVTKLFHIVMPHRAYFGLKDAQQVAVIDGLIRDFHFPIELVAVPTVREDDGLAKSSRNVYLSEQERQEAPALYAALQKGKALIEAGERDVETVRKAIVHHIEQHTTGVIDYVEVYSYPELKPLETLQGKIILALAVRFTNARLIDNIVMNVQ encoded by the coding sequence GTGATTACAATCGAAAAAATCGAACAGATGCAAGCCTGTATAATGGCTGAGCGTCAAAAAGGAAAAACGATCGGCTTTGTGCCAACGATGGGATACTTGCATGAAGGTCATGTGGCGTTGTTGGAACGGGCACGCAAGGAAAATGACATCGTTGTTTTAAGCATTTTTGTTAACCCGCTTCAATTTGGACCAAACGAAGATTTCGATCGTTATCCACGTGATTTTGAGCACGATTATAAAATAGCTGAACGAGCAGGTGTGGACATTATATTTTATCCTTCTGTGACAGAAATGTATCCGCATGAACCGTCGGTCACAGTAAAAGTGCATGAACGAGTAGATGTGCTTTGTGGAAAGTCCCGCCCTGGTCATTTTGACGGTGTCGCAACGGTTGTGACGAAGCTGTTTCATATCGTCATGCCACATCGCGCATATTTCGGGCTGAAAGATGCGCAACAAGTGGCGGTCATCGACGGACTTATCCGCGATTTCCATTTTCCGATCGAACTCGTTGCTGTTCCGACAGTACGTGAAGACGATGGCCTTGCAAAAAGCTCACGCAACGTGTATTTAAGCGAGCAAGAACGGCAAGAAGCTCCGGCGTTATATGCTGCTTTACAAAAAGGAAAAGCGCTCATTGAAGCAGGAGAACGTGACGTGGAGACCGTACGAAAAGCGATTGTGCACCATATTGAGCAACATACAACCGGTGTCATCGATTACGTTGAAGTTTATTCGTATCCAGAGTTAAAGCCACTCGAGACGTTACAAGGAAAGATCATCCTTGCGCTCGCTGTGCGGTTTACAAATGCGCGTTTGATTGATAATATCGTTATGAACGTACAATAA
- a CDS encoding N-acetyl-alpha-D-glucosaminyl L-malate synthase BshA, producing the protein MKLKIGIVCYPSVGGSGVVATELGKMLAERGHDIHFISSSIPFRLNKVYPNIYYHEVTVNPYSVFQYPPYDLALASKIAEVAKREELDIIHAHYAVPHALCAFLAKQMVGDHLKIVTTLHGTDITVLGYDPSLSDLIKFGIEQSDVVTAVSNALAVQTYELLDVQKPIQTVYNFVDERVYSRRRNDELRRQYGIAPHEKVVIHVSNFRKVKRVCDVVRTFALVVKQVPAKLLLVGDGPEMTVVCRLVKELNLCDHVRFLGKQENLAELYSISDVKLLLSEKESFGLVLLEAMACRVPCVGTAIGGIPEVIEDGKNGFLCALGDINDAARQTLRLLTDETLRETMGKNAYEAVYEKFYSERIVAQYEHIYFQLKGEER; encoded by the coding sequence ATGAAACTAAAAATAGGAATCGTTTGCTATCCGTCAGTTGGCGGATCTGGAGTGGTTGCGACGGAATTAGGGAAAATGCTTGCTGAACGCGGGCATGACATTCATTTTATTTCGTCAAGCATTCCATTTCGACTAAACAAAGTATATCCAAATATTTACTATCATGAGGTAACAGTCAACCCGTATTCTGTATTTCAATATCCGCCATACGACTTAGCGTTGGCGAGTAAAATTGCGGAAGTTGCGAAGCGAGAAGAGCTCGACATCATTCATGCTCACTACGCTGTTCCACATGCTCTTTGCGCCTTTTTAGCGAAACAAATGGTTGGTGACCATTTGAAAATCGTGACGACGTTGCACGGTACAGACATTACCGTCCTCGGATACGACCCGTCATTAAGCGATTTAATTAAATTTGGCATCGAGCAATCCGATGTCGTCACAGCAGTATCGAATGCGTTAGCGGTTCAAACATATGAATTGCTTGACGTGCAAAAGCCGATTCAAACGGTATACAACTTTGTTGATGAACGTGTATACAGCAGACGGCGAAATGATGAGCTCCGTCGTCAATACGGCATCGCACCGCACGAAAAAGTAGTTATTCACGTGTCGAACTTTCGGAAAGTGAAGCGGGTATGCGATGTCGTTCGTACGTTTGCGCTCGTCGTCAAACAAGTACCTGCAAAATTGCTTCTTGTCGGTGATGGGCCAGAAATGACGGTCGTTTGTCGCCTTGTAAAAGAATTAAATTTATGCGATCACGTTCGTTTTCTAGGAAAGCAAGAAAATTTAGCGGAATTGTATTCCATTAGTGACGTGAAATTGTTATTGTCCGAAAAAGAAAGTTTCGGTCTCGTTTTACTGGAAGCGATGGCATGTCGAGTTCCATGCGTCGGAACAGCGATCGGTGGCATTCCTGAAGTAATTGAAGATGGCAAAAACGGCTTTTTATGCGCGCTCGGTGATATAAACGATGCGGCGCGTCAAACGCTTCGTTTACTGACGGATGAAACACTTCGCGAGACAATGGGGAAAAACGCATATGAGGCGGTATACGAAAAATTTTATTCTGAGCGAATTGTGGCACAATATGAACATATTTATTTTCAACTTAAAGGGGAAGAACGATGA
- a CDS encoding bifunctional biotin--[acetyl-CoA-carboxylase] synthetase/biotin operon repressor, whose translation MGDVQSETRKQLLKLFTEAGETFLSGQKISEQLGCSRTAIWKHIEDLRKEGFEVEAVRKLGYRLKQMPDKLNANELQLGLKTKRFGWSVYDQESVPSTQQLAHQLAHEGAEEGTVVIAEEQTAGRGRLNRSWHSPKGTGIWMSIILRPSIPLQQAPQLTLLVAVAVAETIQEITNIVPDIKWPNDVLINGKKVVGILTELQADPDQVRAVIVGIGMNVNQKQFPNDIAPIATSLAIETGRTFHRPKVVQTLLQKLEQLYEQYLQHGFLPIKLLWEGYSVTIGQQIVARTLNGAIRGVALGITDSGTLKVQTEDGAIHYIYSADIEIKKQ comes from the coding sequence GTGGGCGATGTGCAATCAGAAACGAGAAAACAATTGTTAAAACTATTTACAGAAGCAGGCGAAACATTTTTGTCCGGGCAAAAAATTAGCGAGCAGCTCGGGTGCTCACGAACAGCTATTTGGAAACATATCGAAGACTTAAGAAAAGAAGGATTTGAAGTTGAAGCGGTTCGCAAGCTCGGCTATCGCTTAAAACAAATGCCAGATAAACTAAACGCCAATGAACTACAACTCGGATTAAAAACGAAACGTTTTGGCTGGAGTGTATACGATCAAGAAAGCGTGCCGTCAACACAACAATTGGCTCATCAACTTGCCCATGAAGGCGCCGAAGAAGGGACGGTTGTCATTGCCGAAGAACAAACGGCAGGAAGAGGCCGTTTAAATCGGTCATGGCATTCACCGAAAGGAACAGGAATTTGGATGAGCATCATTTTACGTCCGTCCATTCCGCTACAGCAAGCTCCTCAATTAACTCTTTTAGTGGCTGTTGCGGTCGCTGAAACGATCCAAGAAATAACAAATATCGTACCGGACATTAAATGGCCAAACGATGTATTAATCAATGGTAAAAAAGTCGTTGGCATTTTAACGGAATTACAAGCCGATCCCGATCAAGTGCGAGCAGTCATCGTCGGCATCGGCATGAACGTCAATCAAAAACAGTTTCCAAACGATATTGCTCCCATTGCGACATCACTTGCGATTGAAACGGGACGAACGTTCCATCGGCCGAAAGTTGTTCAAACGTTATTGCAAAAATTAGAACAGTTATACGAACAATATTTACAACATGGTTTTTTACCGATTAAACTGTTGTGGGAAGGCTATTCGGTAACGATCGGTCAACAAATTGTAGCGCGTACATTAAACGGAGCTATTCGTGGTGTAGCACTTGGCATTACAGATTCGGGCACGTTAAAAGTGCAAACAGAAGACGGAGCCATTCATTACATTTACTCTGCGGATATTGAAATAAAAAAACAGTAG
- a CDS encoding 3-methyl-2-oxobutanoate hydroxymethyltransferase codes for MKTKLDFLNMKKNHEPIVMLTAYDYPSAKLAEAAGVDMILVGDSLGMVVLGYDSTIPVTVADMIHHTKAVRRGAPHTFIVTDMPFMSYSTVNDALQHAKAIMQQSGANAVKVEGAGSVLEVIAALTQSGVPVVAHLGLTPQSVGVLGGYKVQGKDAESARRLLEEAKACEQAGAIALVLECVPKQLGEAITKQLAIPTIGIGAGVGTDGQVLVYHDVLGYGVERVPKFVKQYANVQQTMQQALAEYVADVKTRQFPSDEQSFTMNEQQWLALYGGK; via the coding sequence ATGAAAACAAAATTAGATTTTCTCAACATGAAAAAAAATCATGAGCCAATCGTTATGCTGACAGCTTACGATTACCCGTCAGCAAAACTAGCTGAGGCGGCCGGTGTTGACATGATTTTAGTTGGCGATTCACTCGGCATGGTCGTATTAGGATACGACTCAACGATTCCTGTGACGGTTGCAGATATGATCCATCATACGAAAGCCGTTCGCCGTGGCGCCCCACATACGTTTATCGTGACAGATATGCCTTTTATGTCTTACAGTACGGTGAACGATGCGTTACAACATGCAAAAGCGATCATGCAACAATCAGGGGCCAATGCTGTCAAAGTGGAAGGGGCAGGTTCGGTGTTAGAAGTAATTGCTGCTTTAACACAATCAGGTGTACCTGTTGTTGCTCACCTCGGCTTAACGCCACAATCGGTCGGGGTGTTAGGTGGATATAAAGTACAAGGAAAAGATGCTGAAAGTGCTCGACGTCTTCTAGAGGAAGCAAAAGCGTGCGAGCAAGCAGGGGCGATCGCGCTCGTTTTAGAATGTGTGCCGAAGCAACTTGGCGAAGCGATTACGAAACAACTAGCCATCCCGACAATCGGTATTGGAGCGGGAGTTGGTACGGATGGGCAAGTGCTCGTCTATCATGATGTGCTCGGATATGGTGTAGAACGCGTTCCGAAATTCGTTAAACAATATGCGAACGTTCAGCAAACGATGCAGCAAGCGCTAGCCGAGTATGTGGCTGACGTCAAAACACGCCAATTCCCAAGCGATGAGCAATCATTTACGATGAACGAACAACAATGGCTAGCGTTATACGGAGGGAAGTAA
- a CDS encoding CCA tRNA nucleotidyltransferase, translated as MNEQFRQALSVIETLKRHGHEAYFVGGAVRDYLLQRPIGDIDIATSAHPQEVMAIFPRTVPVGIAHGTVMVIERGISYEVTTFRKEGRYEDYRRPKDVTFVRSLNEDLQRRDFTMNAIAMNEYGEIIDPFGGVEALKQRIIETVGDPAERFNEDALRMMRALRFVSQLGFSLSTETKQAIIRYGHLLQHIAVERIAVEFEKLLLGPFVSKAIALLVETNLFAYLPELATKKEELIKLSSYSLVPVDRVEAWARFAFVVHFHREQLKNWKLSNHLIRDILICLKALEHIRSLTDWTIDALYEYGPYIPHIERIRAAVYNDKPSVHSLLKQWEMLPIRNRKELAINGHDLLILFGKKGGPWLSEMIENIERAVLHRQVENEKEKLKEWAMCNQKRENNC; from the coding sequence ATGAACGAACAGTTTCGGCAGGCGCTCTCTGTCATTGAAACGTTAAAACGCCATGGACATGAAGCGTATTTTGTCGGTGGTGCAGTTCGCGACTATTTGTTACAAAGACCGATTGGAGACATTGATATTGCGACATCGGCCCATCCGCAAGAAGTGATGGCCATTTTTCCTAGAACGGTTCCTGTTGGCATTGCGCATGGCACAGTAATGGTCATTGAACGTGGCATTTCTTATGAAGTGACGACATTTCGAAAAGAAGGGCGGTATGAAGATTACCGAAGACCGAAAGATGTCACGTTCGTTCGTTCTCTTAACGAAGATTTGCAACGGCGCGATTTTACGATGAATGCGATCGCAATGAACGAGTACGGTGAGATCATCGATCCGTTCGGAGGAGTGGAAGCATTAAAGCAGCGCATCATTGAAACAGTTGGAGATCCTGCTGAACGCTTTAATGAAGATGCGTTGCGGATGATGCGAGCGCTTCGATTTGTCAGTCAACTCGGCTTTTCTTTGTCAACAGAGACGAAACAAGCGATTATACGGTACGGCCATTTATTACAACATATCGCCGTTGAGCGCATTGCTGTTGAATTTGAGAAATTGCTACTCGGTCCATTTGTATCGAAAGCGATCGCACTTCTCGTTGAAACGAATTTATTCGCTTACTTGCCTGAGCTTGCAACAAAAAAAGAGGAGCTGATCAAGCTAAGTAGTTATTCTTTAGTACCAGTCGATCGCGTTGAAGCGTGGGCACGATTTGCATTTGTCGTTCACTTTCATCGTGAACAATTAAAAAATTGGAAATTGTCGAATCATCTCATTCGTGACATCTTGATTTGTTTGAAGGCGCTTGAACATATTCGCTCACTTACGGACTGGACAATCGATGCATTATACGAGTATGGACCGTACATTCCGCACATTGAACGTATACGTGCAGCTGTTTATAACGACAAACCGTCTGTTCACTCGTTATTGAAACAATGGGAAATGCTTCCGATTCGCAATCGAAAAGAGTTGGCGATCAACGGTCATGATTTACTCATTTTATTTGGGAAAAAAGGCGGTCCTTGGTTATCGGAAATGATTGAAAACATCGAGCGTGCCGTACTTCATCGTCAAGTAGAAAATGAGAAAGAGAAGTTAAAGGAGTGGGCGATGTGCAATCAGAAACGAGAAAACAATTGTTAA